One region of Desulfobacterales bacterium genomic DNA includes:
- the ftsA gene encoding cell division protein FtsA → MEKEQRGELIVGLDIGTTKICTVIGEVFPERLDILGIGTHPSAGMKKGMVVNIESTVDSIRRAVGQAEEMAGCEINAVSIGIAGSHIKGFASPGIVGIKGRQITQEDINRVIDAARAVNISHNQEIIHVLPQEFMVDDHTGIQDPLGMTGVRLVTNVHIVTGNATAVHNLVMCCNRAGLQVSGIVLESLASASAVLSREEMDVGVALLDIGGGTSDLAIFADGTIKHIFELGLGGNNLTNDLSVGLRTPVRAAERLKNHYGSALTSMIDKDEIIEVPTVGDRAARKLSQRIMGEILEPRIEEMLFLINQEILDSSFKDRITAGVVITGGTAKLANIVDLAEQIFDLPVRIGTPRELREAPEDIYSPQHATGVGLVRYASQNASEHRFRSKEKGSMGRFAAWVKRGFRNTL, encoded by the coding sequence ATGGAGAAGGAACAGAGAGGAGAACTGATAGTCGGACTGGATATCGGCACCACCAAGATATGTACGGTGATCGGCGAGGTCTTTCCCGAACGGCTGGACATCCTCGGGATCGGCACCCACCCCTCGGCAGGAATGAAAAAGGGAATGGTGGTCAATATCGAAAGCACGGTGGATTCCATCCGCCGGGCGGTCGGCCAGGCCGAGGAGATGGCCGGCTGCGAGATCAACGCGGTCAGCATCGGCATTGCCGGCAGCCATATCAAGGGCTTTGCCAGCCCGGGAATTGTCGGGATCAAGGGACGGCAGATCACCCAGGAGGATATCAACCGGGTGATCGACGCGGCCCGGGCGGTGAACATCTCCCACAACCAGGAGATCATCCATGTCCTGCCCCAGGAGTTCATGGTCGACGACCATACCGGGATCCAGGACCCGCTGGGCATGACCGGGGTACGGCTGGTGACCAACGTCCACATCGTCACCGGCAACGCCACCGCGGTCCACAACCTGGTCATGTGCTGCAACCGGGCCGGCCTGCAGGTCTCGGGCATTGTCCTTGAATCCCTGGCCTCGGCCAGCGCGGTCCTGAGCCGGGAAGAGATGGACGTCGGGGTGGCGCTCCTTGATATCGGCGGCGGCACCTCGGACCTGGCGATCTTTGCCGACGGCACGATCAAGCATATCTTTGAGCTGGGCCTGGGCGGCAACAATCTTACCAACGATCTGTCAGTGGGACTGCGCACCCCGGTCCGGGCGGCGGAGCGGCTCAAGAACCATTACGGCTCCGCCCTGACCTCGATGATCGACAAGGACGAGATCATCGAGGTGCCCACGGTGGGCGACCGGGCCGCCCGCAAACTGTCGCAGCGGATCATGGGCGAGATCCTTGAACCGCGGATCGAGGAGATGTTGTTTCTGATCAACCAGGAGATCCTCGATTCCTCGTTCAAGGACCGGATCACCGCCGGGGTGGTGATCACCGGCGGCACTGCCAAGCTGGCCAACATCGTTGACCTGGCCGAGCAGATATTCGACCTGCCGGTGCGGATCGGCACCCCCCGGGAGCTGCGGGAGGCGCCTGAGGACATATACAGCCCGCAGCACGCAACCGGGGTCGGGCTGGTGCGCTACGCCAGCCAGAACGCCTCGGAGCACAGGTTCCGCAGCAAGGAGAAAGGGTCCATGGGCCGATTCGCGGCCTGGGTCAAACGCGGTTTCCGCAACACATTATAG
- the ftsZ gene encoding cell division protein FtsZ has protein sequence MSFRLATDPLARIRVIGVGGGGGNAVNTMVTNKLQGVQFIAANTDIQALENSKADVCLQLGPGITRGLGAGADPEKGKGAALESTEEIKKVLKGADMVFVTAGLGGGTGTGGAPVVAKISKEMGVLTVAVVTKPFFFEARSRMQKAESGWEELKKHVDTIITIPNDRLLAVMQKGSKLMDMMKKADDVLLQAVKGITDLITLPGHINVDFADLRAVMQQVGPAIMGAGVAVGEDRAVEAAKKAIDNPLLQDVGIDGAKGVLINISASEESLTMNEFMGAASLVQEKAHLDANIIIGALFDESLGDELRVTVIATGINSADEAAAAKPLMTLRRKPRAVEEEPAEPAAGEGRPRERSRRSMLNNRAGSGTRRSLPLPHFLDEAELETPTYLRQAAD, from the coding sequence ATGTCTTTTCGTTTGGCAACCGATCCATTGGCCAGAATCAGGGTCATCGGGGTGGGCGGCGGCGGCGGCAATGCCGTCAATACCATGGTGACCAACAAACTCCAGGGAGTGCAGTTCATCGCGGCCAACACCGATATCCAGGCCCTGGAGAACTCAAAGGCCGACGTCTGCCTGCAGCTGGGCCCGGGGATCACCCGGGGGTTGGGCGCGGGCGCGGACCCGGAAAAGGGCAAGGGCGCGGCCCTGGAAAGCACCGAGGAGATCAAAAAGGTGCTCAAGGGCGCGGACATGGTCTTTGTCACCGCCGGACTGGGCGGCGGCACCGGCACCGGCGGCGCGCCGGTGGTGGCCAAGATCAGCAAGGAGATGGGCGTGCTCACCGTGGCCGTGGTCACCAAGCCCTTCTTCTTTGAGGCCCGTTCCCGGATGCAGAAGGCGGAATCGGGCTGGGAAGAGCTGAAAAAACACGTGGACACCATCATCACCATTCCCAACGACCGGCTGCTGGCGGTGATGCAGAAGGGCAGCAAGTTGATGGACATGATGAAAAAGGCGGACGACGTCCTGCTCCAGGCGGTCAAGGGCATCACCGACCTGATCACCCTGCCCGGCCATATCAATGTGGACTTTGCCGATCTGCGCGCGGTGATGCAGCAGGTGGGTCCGGCGATCATGGGGGCCGGGGTGGCGGTGGGCGAGGACCGGGCCGTTGAGGCGGCCAAAAAGGCCATTGACAACCCGCTCCTGCAGGACGTGGGAATCGACGGCGCCAAGGGCGTGTTGATCAACATCTCGGCCAGTGAAGAGAGCCTGACCATGAACGAATTCATGGGTGCGGCCTCACTGGTCCAGGAAAAGGCCCATCTTGACGCCAATATCATCATCGGCGCCCTGTTCGACGAGTCCCTGGGCGACGAGCTGCGGGTAACCGTGATTGCCACTGGGATCAACTCCGCCGACGAGGCGGCCGCGGCCAAGCCGCTGATGACCCTGCGCCGCAAACCAAGGGCGGTTGAAGAGGAACCAGCGGAACCCGCGGCCGGAGAAGGCCGGCCGCGGGAGAGATCACGGCGGAGCATGCTTAATAACCGCGCCGGCAGCGGAACCCGGCGGTCCCTGCCGCTGCCCCATTTCCTTGACGAGGCGGAGTTGGAGACCCCGACCTACCTGCGCCAGGCCGCTGACTGA